A region of Ramlibacter agri DNA encodes the following proteins:
- the rpsI gene encoding 30S ribosomal protein S9, which translates to MIGEWNNGTGRRKSSVARVFLKKGSGKITVNGKDITEFFGRQTSIMIAKQPLVLTNNVEAFDIQVNVHGGGESGQAGAVRHGITRALIDYDATLKPQLSAAGFVTRDAREVERKKVGLHSARRRKQFSKR; encoded by the coding sequence ATGATCGGTGAATGGAACAACGGCACCGGCCGCCGCAAGAGCAGCGTGGCCCGTGTTTTCCTGAAGAAGGGCTCCGGCAAGATCACGGTCAACGGCAAGGACATCACTGAGTTCTTCGGCCGCCAGACCTCGATCATGATCGCCAAGCAGCCGCTGGTGCTGACCAACAATGTCGAAGCCTTCGACATCCAGGTCAACGTCCACGGTGGCGGTGAATCCGGCCAGGCCGGCGCCGTGCGCCACGGCATCACCCGTGCCCTGATCGACTACGACGCGACGCTCAAGCCCCAGCTGTCCGCTGCCGGCTTCGTGACCCGCGATGCTCGTGAAGTCGAACGCAAGAAGGTCGGCCTGCACTCCGCTCGCCGCCGCAAGCAGTTCAGCAAGCGTTAA
- a CDS encoding M23 family metallopeptidase: MKESLWTAGERLVTRAAHVLEHHPRQITALVAAVLLVTGGGAYAVASLGPDPAALPVREIIEDVATLPLAEQVEALDTHQFSLFTNEEVRRTDTVDSLLARLGINDPAASVFLRQDPVARQQLLASAGRNVSAEATGGHDLLRLKVRWAFDDPTKFKRLVVERQPDGKFTSRVETAPLTASLRVGSGVIRTSLYAAVDDAGIPDAVTTQIAEIFSGTIDFHRGLRSGDQFGVVYETLEADGEPLRTGRVISADFVNAGRKLDAMWFQETGQRGGYYNFAGESLERAFLAAPLAFSRVTSTFKMRFHPILHKWMAHNGIDYGAPMGTSVRTVGDGRVEFAGQQNGYGNVIKIDHGKGDETVYAHLSRIDVRVGQGVHRGDAIGAVGMTGWATGPHLHFEFHENGALKDPIEIARNSHPVELSAAARPDFDRAAAALRTQLAAVSAAASNVASR; the protein is encoded by the coding sequence TTGAAAGAATCATTGTGGACCGCCGGGGAGCGGCTCGTGACGCGCGCCGCGCACGTGCTGGAACACCACCCCCGGCAAATCACCGCGCTGGTCGCCGCCGTGCTGCTCGTCACGGGTGGCGGTGCCTACGCCGTGGCTTCGCTCGGTCCGGACCCGGCGGCGCTGCCCGTGCGGGAAATCATCGAAGACGTGGCGACGCTGCCGCTGGCCGAACAGGTCGAGGCGCTCGACACGCACCAGTTCAGCCTCTTCACGAACGAAGAGGTGCGCCGTACCGACACGGTCGATTCGCTGCTGGCCCGCCTGGGCATCAACGACCCGGCCGCGTCCGTCTTCCTGCGCCAGGACCCGGTGGCGCGCCAGCAGCTGCTGGCTTCCGCCGGCCGCAACGTGTCGGCCGAGGCCACCGGTGGCCATGACCTGCTGCGCCTGAAGGTGCGCTGGGCCTTTGATGACCCGACCAAGTTCAAGCGCCTGGTCGTCGAGCGCCAGCCGGATGGCAAGTTCACCTCGCGCGTCGAAACGGCGCCGCTCACCGCTTCGCTGCGCGTGGGCAGCGGCGTGATCCGCACCTCGCTGTATGCGGCGGTGGACGATGCCGGCATCCCGGACGCCGTCACCACGCAGATCGCCGAAATCTTCTCCGGCACCATCGACTTCCACCGCGGACTGCGCTCCGGCGACCAGTTCGGCGTCGTGTACGAAACGCTGGAAGCCGACGGCGAGCCGCTGCGCACGGGCCGCGTCATTTCCGCGGACTTCGTCAACGCGGGCCGCAAGCTCGATGCCATGTGGTTCCAGGAGACGGGGCAGCGTGGCGGCTACTACAACTTCGCCGGTGAAAGCCTGGAGCGCGCCTTCCTGGCCGCGCCGCTGGCCTTCTCGCGGGTGACCAGCACCTTCAAGATGCGCTTCCACCCCATCCTGCACAAGTGGATGGCGCACAACGGCATCGACTACGGCGCGCCCATGGGCACGTCCGTGCGCACCGTGGGGGATGGCCGCGTGGAGTTCGCCGGCCAGCAGAACGGCTACGGCAACGTCATCAAGATCGACCACGGCAAGGGCGACGAGACTGTCTACGCGCACCTGAGCCGCATCGACGTGCGCGTGGGCCAGGGCGTGCACCGCGGCGACGCCATCGGCGCCGTCGGCATGACCGGCTGGGCCACCGGCCCGCACCTGCACTTCGAATTCCACGAGAACGGCGCGCTGAAGGACCCGATCGAGATCGCGCGCAACAGCCACCCGGTGGAACTCTCGGCGGCCGCCCGCCCGGACTTCGACCGCGCCGCCGCGGCGCTGCGCACGCAGCTGGCCGCCGTGTCGGCTGCGGCTTCCAACGTCGCTTCGCGCTAA
- a CDS encoding anhydro-N-acetylmuramic acid kinase has translation MRDLFIGLMSGTSMDGVDGVLAGFSAGAPRVLQHASAPFPTALRQELMALNASGPDELHRAWLAGNALMRVYAEVVHALLSHAQLPASAVQAIGAHGQTVRHRPQAFDGTGYTIQLAQPALLAELAGITVVADFRSRDVAAGGQGAPLAPFFHQEIFGRPGEDVGVLNIGGISNVTLLRADGSMRGFDCGPGNALMDGWCADHSGAAYDDDGRWAASGQVITKLLASLLAEPYFALPPPKSTGRDLFNRPWLQAHLQGFRDAAPADVQATLAELTARACADDIQRHAPALKRLIVCGGGALNGHLMRRLQALLPNAQVESSAAHGLPPLQVEAAAFAWLARKCLRGEKLELTTTTGARGARVLGGIYPA, from the coding sequence ATGCGTGACCTCTTCATCGGCCTCATGTCCGGCACCTCCATGGACGGTGTCGACGGCGTGCTGGCCGGCTTCTCCGCCGGTGCCCCGCGCGTGCTGCAGCACGCCAGCGCCCCCTTCCCCACCGCCCTGCGCCAGGAACTGATGGCGCTCAACGCCTCCGGCCCGGACGAACTGCATCGGGCCTGGCTGGCTGGCAACGCGCTGATGCGCGTGTATGCGGAAGTGGTCCACGCCCTGCTCTCGCATGCGCAGTTGCCGGCATCCGCGGTCCAGGCGATCGGCGCCCATGGCCAGACGGTGCGGCACCGGCCGCAGGCATTCGACGGCACGGGCTACACGATCCAGCTGGCGCAGCCCGCGCTGCTGGCGGAGCTGGCCGGCATCACCGTGGTGGCTGATTTCCGCAGCCGTGACGTCGCGGCCGGCGGCCAGGGCGCGCCGCTGGCGCCCTTCTTCCACCAGGAGATCTTCGGCCGCCCCGGCGAGGACGTGGGCGTCCTCAACATCGGCGGCATCTCCAACGTCACGCTGCTGCGCGCCGACGGCAGCATGCGCGGCTTCGATTGCGGCCCCGGCAACGCCTTGATGGACGGCTGGTGCGCCGACCACAGCGGCGCCGCCTACGATGACGACGGCCGCTGGGCCGCCAGCGGCCAAGTCATCACGAAGCTGCTGGCCAGCTTGCTGGCCGAGCCCTATTTCGCGCTGCCGCCGCCCAAGAGCACCGGCCGCGACCTGTTCAACCGCCCCTGGCTGCAGGCGCACCTGCAGGGCTTTCGCGATGCCGCACCGGCCGACGTGCAGGCCACGCTGGCGGAACTGACGGCTCGCGCCTGCGCCGACGACATCCAGCGCCATGCGCCGGCCCTGAAGCGGCTGATCGTGTGCGGGGGCGGCGCGCTCAACGGGCACCTGATGCGGCGCCTGCAGGCGCTGCTGCCGAACGCACAGGTGGAATCCAGCGCGGCGCACGGCCTGCCGCCGCTGCAAGTCGAAGCAGCGGCCTTCGCCTGGCTGGCGCGCAAGTGCCTGCGGGGCGAAAAGCTGGAGCTCACAACGACAACGGGCGCCCGAGGCGCCCGTGTGCTGGGGGGAATCTACCCCGCCTGA
- the tyrS gene encoding tyrosine--tRNA ligase: MNQELVTKKWPVTPRVEEALAVTLRGAEELIPQEDWVQKLARSEATGVPLRIKLGLDPTAPDIHIGHTVVLNKMRQLQDLGHQVIFLIGDFTSMIGDPSGRNSTRPPLTAEQIKLNAETYRAQADKILDPARTELRYNSEWSDPLGARGMIQLAAKYTVARMMERNDFHQRFTANTPISIHEFLYPLMQGYDSVALKSDLELGGTDQKFNLLMGRHLQAEYGQEPQCILTMPLLEGLDGIDKMSKSKNNYIGVTEEPNSMFAKVMSISDVLMWRWYTLLSFRSTADIDKLKAEIEGGRNPRDAKVALAKEITARFHSPAAADAAEQDFVNRSKGGVPDDIPELAIAGAPLGIAQLLKQASLAPSASEANRLIEGGGVRVDSSVVSDKGLKLGAGTYVVQVGKRKFARVTLS, from the coding sequence ATGAATCAAGAGCTTGTTACAAAAAAGTGGCCTGTGACCCCCCGCGTCGAGGAGGCCCTGGCGGTCACTTTGCGTGGAGCGGAAGAATTAATCCCGCAAGAAGACTGGGTGCAGAAGCTGGCCCGGTCGGAAGCAACCGGCGTGCCGCTGCGCATCAAGCTGGGGCTGGACCCGACCGCGCCGGACATCCACATCGGCCACACCGTGGTCCTGAACAAGATGCGCCAGTTGCAGGACCTGGGCCACCAGGTGATCTTCCTGATCGGCGACTTCACGTCCATGATCGGCGACCCCTCGGGCCGCAACAGCACCCGCCCGCCGCTGACGGCCGAACAGATCAAGCTGAACGCCGAGACCTACCGGGCGCAGGCCGACAAGATCCTGGACCCGGCCCGCACCGAGCTGCGCTACAACTCCGAGTGGAGCGACCCGCTGGGCGCGCGCGGCATGATCCAGCTGGCCGCCAAATACACGGTGGCGCGGATGATGGAGCGCAACGACTTCCACCAGCGCTTCACGGCCAACACGCCGATCTCGATCCACGAGTTCCTGTATCCGCTGATGCAGGGCTACGACTCGGTGGCGCTGAAGTCCGACCTGGAGCTCGGTGGCACCGACCAGAAGTTCAACCTGCTGATGGGCCGCCACCTGCAGGCCGAATACGGCCAGGAGCCGCAGTGCATCCTGACGATGCCGCTGCTGGAGGGCCTGGACGGCATCGACAAGATGTCCAAGAGCAAGAACAACTACATCGGCGTGACCGAGGAGCCGAACTCCATGTTCGCCAAGGTGATGTCGATCTCGGACGTCCTGATGTGGCGCTGGTATACGCTGCTGTCCTTCCGCAGCACGGCGGACATCGACAAGCTGAAGGCGGAGATCGAAGGCGGCCGCAACCCGCGCGACGCCAAGGTGGCGCTCGCCAAGGAAATCACGGCGCGCTTCCATTCGCCCGCGGCGGCCGACGCGGCGGAGCAGGACTTCGTGAACCGCAGCAAGGGCGGGGTGCCGGACGACATCCCCGAACTCGCGATCGCGGGCGCGCCGCTGGGCATCGCCCAGCTCCTGAAGCAGGCCAGCCTGGCGCCTTCGGCGAGCGAAGCCAACCGCCTCATCGAAGGCGGCGGCGTGCGCGTGGATTCCAGCGTGGTCAGCGACAAGGGCCTGAAACTGGGGGCCGGCACCTATGTCGTGCAGGTCGGCAAGCGCAAGTTCGCGCGCGTGACCTTGTCCTGA
- a CDS encoding bactofilin family protein, with product MFGKKSQPPIKSLIAQGTRIEGNMKFNEGLRVDGEVYGDILATSEENGSLLVISEAAVVQGAIQADHVIINGTVRGPVMARELLELQPKARIEGDISYVALEMHQGATISGQLKPLAGGAEGEEKPLLKLAAKSA from the coding sequence ATGTTCGGGAAGAAATCCCAGCCGCCCATCAAGAGCCTGATTGCGCAAGGCACGCGCATCGAGGGCAACATGAAATTCAACGAAGGCCTGCGCGTCGATGGCGAGGTCTATGGCGACATCCTCGCCACGTCGGAGGAGAACGGCAGCCTGCTCGTGATCTCCGAAGCCGCCGTCGTGCAGGGCGCCATCCAGGCCGACCACGTGATCATCAACGGCACCGTGCGCGGCCCCGTGATGGCGCGCGAGCTGCTGGAGCTGCAGCCCAAGGCCCGCATCGAGGGCGACATCTCCTACGTGGCCCTTGAGATGCACCAGGGTGCCACCATTTCGGGTCAGTTGAAGCCCCTGGCCGGCGGCGCCGAGGGCGAGGAAAAGCCCTTACTGAAGCTGGCAGCAAAAAGCGCCTGA
- the dtd gene encoding D-aminoacyl-tRNA deacylase, giving the protein MLTVVQRVREARVEVQGRVTGAIAQGLLVLVCAERGDSEAQADKLLAKLLKLRIFSDEAGKMNRSVQDVGGGLLLVSQFTLAADVSGGNRPSFTNAAAPDEGRRLYDYFVEKARAAHPVVGTGEFAADMQVHLVNDGPVTIPIAIK; this is encoded by the coding sequence ATGCTGACGGTGGTGCAGCGGGTGCGCGAAGCGCGCGTGGAAGTCCAGGGGCGCGTGACGGGCGCCATAGCCCAGGGCCTGCTGGTGCTGGTCTGCGCCGAGCGCGGCGACAGCGAGGCGCAGGCGGACAAGCTGCTGGCGAAGCTCTTGAAACTGCGCATCTTCAGCGACGAGGCGGGCAAGATGAACCGCAGCGTGCAGGACGTGGGCGGCGGGCTGCTGCTGGTGAGCCAGTTCACGCTGGCGGCGGACGTGAGCGGCGGAAACCGGCCCAGCTTCACGAATGCGGCGGCGCCGGATGAAGGCCGCCGTCTGTACGACTACTTCGTGGAGAAGGCCCGGGCGGCGCATCCGGTGGTCGGCACCGGCGAGTTCGCGGCGGACATGCAGGTGCACCTGGTGAACGACGGGCCGGTGACGATTCCGATTGCGATCAAATAG
- the vapC gene encoding type II toxin-antitoxin system VapC family toxin: MLLVDSSVWIDRSLGIETDATRFVDFHDNQQEIAVTGIIYQEVLQGARSDRGFDALRDMLSAMLLLEPRELSTYEIAATLYRRARKAGFTIRKPNDCLIAAVALEHGALLVHNDRDFVALAEVEPALLIFPGRPH, from the coding sequence ATGCTGCTCGTCGATTCGTCCGTCTGGATCGATCGGTCGCTCGGCATCGAGACCGATGCCACGCGCTTTGTCGACTTTCATGACAACCAGCAGGAAATCGCCGTCACCGGGATCATCTACCAGGAGGTGCTGCAGGGCGCGCGCAGCGACCGGGGCTTCGACGCGCTGCGCGACATGCTGTCGGCGATGTTGCTGCTGGAACCCCGCGAGCTCTCCACGTACGAGATCGCGGCGACGCTCTATCGCCGTGCCCGCAAGGCCGGCTTCACGATCCGGAAACCGAACGATTGCCTGATCGCGGCTGTTGCGTTGGAGCATGGGGCGCTGCTGGTGCACAACGACCGGGACTTCGTCGCCCTCGCCGAAGTCGAACCCGCCCTCCTCATCTTCCCCGGCCGCCCCCATTGA
- the ybeY gene encoding rRNA maturation RNase YbeY: MSSLDLALQFGDFPQAAAHRKLLTRARVKRWMEVALKNPGEISVRIVGTEEGQSLNRQYRGKDYATNVLTFDYAQQPVVSADLVLCGPVVEREAREQGKSLEGHYAHLLVHGTLHAQGYDHELGERQALEMEALEVLLMGVLGYPNPY; encoded by the coding sequence ATGAGCTCCCTGGACCTGGCACTGCAGTTCGGCGACTTCCCGCAGGCGGCGGCGCACCGCAAGCTGCTCACGCGCGCGCGGGTGAAGCGCTGGATGGAGGTCGCACTGAAGAACCCGGGCGAGATTTCGGTGCGCATCGTCGGTACCGAGGAAGGCCAGTCGCTGAACCGCCAGTACCGCGGCAAGGACTACGCGACCAACGTGCTGACGTTCGACTATGCGCAGCAGCCGGTGGTGAGTGCGGACCTGGTGCTATGTGGGCCGGTGGTGGAGCGCGAAGCCCGCGAGCAGGGGAAGTCGCTGGAGGGGCACTACGCGCACCTGCTGGTGCACGGCACCTTGCACGCGCAAGGATATGACCACGAGCTGGGGGAGCGGCAGGCGCTGGAGATGGAGGCGCTGGAGGTCCTCTTGATGGGCGTTCTGGGCTATCCCAACCCCTACTGA
- the rplM gene encoding 50S ribosomal protein L13 codes for MTTTVSAKPADVKHEWFVIDATDKVLGRVASEAALRLRGKHKAIYTPHVDTGDFIVVINASKLRVTGAKETDKVYYRHTGYPGGIRQQTFKEMQAKHPGRALEKAVKGMLPKGPLGYAMIKKLKVYGGAEHPHTAQQPKPLEI; via the coding sequence ATGACCACCACTGTCAGCGCCAAGCCCGCTGACGTGAAGCACGAGTGGTTTGTGATTGACGCCACCGACAAGGTGCTCGGCCGGGTAGCCAGCGAAGCTGCCCTCCGACTGCGCGGCAAGCACAAGGCCATTTATACGCCTCACGTCGATACCGGCGACTTCATCGTCGTCATCAACGCCTCCAAGCTCCGTGTGACCGGCGCCAAGGAGACGGACAAGGTCTACTACCGCCACACCGGCTATCCGGGCGGCATCCGCCAGCAGACCTTCAAGGAAATGCAGGCCAAGCACCCCGGCCGCGCCCTGGAAAAGGCCGTCAAGGGCATGCTGCCCAAGGGTCCCCTGGGCTACGCCATGATCAAGAAGCTGAAGGTCTACGGCGGCGCTGAGCACCCGCACACCGCGCAGCAACCGAAGCCCCTGGAGATCTGA
- a CDS encoding cupin domain-containing protein: MRICSRFALLAVAGTLTLAAGAIYAQGSGLTRTLVGKADVSVPGREAVVARVEVAPGARAGRHTHPGDEISYLLEGETTLEVDGQPPRIVKAGESFVIPAGVVHDAYNHTGAPAKLVGVYVVEKGKPLASPAP; the protein is encoded by the coding sequence ATGCGCATCTGCTCCCGCTTCGCCCTGCTCGCCGTCGCCGGCACGCTCACGCTGGCCGCCGGCGCGATCTACGCCCAGGGCTCGGGCCTCACCCGCACCCTGGTCGGCAAGGCCGACGTCTCGGTGCCGGGCCGCGAGGCGGTGGTCGCCCGTGTCGAAGTCGCGCCGGGCGCGCGCGCCGGCCGCCACACGCACCCGGGCGACGAGATCAGCTACCTGCTGGAAGGCGAGACCACGCTGGAAGTGGACGGCCAGCCGCCGCGCATCGTGAAGGCCGGTGAGTCCTTCGTGATCCCGGCCGGCGTGGTACACGACGCCTACAACCACACCGGTGCGCCGGCGAAGCTGGTCGGCGTCTACGTGGTGGAGAAGGGCAAGCCACTGGCCAGCCCCGCTCCCTGA
- a CDS encoding 23S rRNA (adenine(2030)-N(6))-methyltransferase RlmJ, translating into MFSYRHGFHAGNHADVLKHLVLIAVLRHLTSKPTAITVVDTHAGAGLYRLDSDFAGTSGEAQDGILKLLASPLAAEPPPLLADYLEVVASFNPKGKTKIYPGSPFVTESVLRQEPRDRLWVFELHPTDSKALATHIDQLEDKRQVGLRREDGFEGLRALLPPPSRRGLVLIDPSYEIKNDYGRVTACLQESLKKFATGTYMIWYPVIPRPEAHELPRRLKTLATQAGKPWLHATLNIGQDPERAPTHTPGEKVQRPGLTASGVFLVNPPHTLKAQLQELLPQLVEVLGRGRGQGHVVESGG; encoded by the coding sequence ATGTTCAGCTACCGCCACGGCTTTCATGCCGGCAACCACGCCGACGTCCTCAAGCACCTGGTGCTGATCGCCGTCCTGCGGCACCTCACCTCCAAACCCACCGCCATCACGGTGGTCGACACCCACGCGGGTGCCGGCCTGTACCGCCTGGACAGCGATTTTGCCGGCACCTCCGGCGAGGCCCAGGACGGCATCCTGAAGCTGCTGGCGAGCCCGCTGGCGGCCGAACCGCCGCCGCTGCTGGCCGATTACCTGGAGGTGGTCGCCAGCTTCAACCCCAAGGGCAAGACGAAGATCTACCCCGGCTCGCCCTTCGTCACCGAATCCGTGCTGCGGCAGGAGCCGCGCGACAGGCTCTGGGTGTTCGAACTGCACCCGACCGACAGCAAGGCGCTGGCCACCCACATCGACCAGCTCGAAGACAAGCGCCAGGTCGGCCTGCGCCGCGAGGACGGCTTCGAAGGCCTGCGCGCGCTGCTGCCGCCGCCTTCGCGCCGCGGGCTGGTGCTGATCGACCCGAGCTACGAGATCAAGAACGACTACGGGCGGGTCACCGCCTGCCTGCAGGAGTCGCTGAAGAAGTTCGCCACCGGGACCTACATGATCTGGTACCCGGTGATCCCGCGGCCCGAGGCCCACGAACTGCCGCGGCGCCTGAAGACGCTGGCCACCCAGGCCGGCAAGCCCTGGCTGCACGCCACCCTGAACATCGGCCAGGATCCCGAACGCGCACCCACCCACACGCCCGGCGAGAAGGTGCAACGCCCCGGCCTCACCGCCAGCGGCGTGTTCCTGGTCAACCCGCCGCACACGCTGAAGGCGCAGCTGCAGGAGCTGCTGCCGCAGCTGGTGGAAGTGCTCGGACGCGGCCGCGGGCAGGGTCACGTCGTCGAATCGGGCGGCTGA
- the erpA gene encoding iron-sulfur cluster insertion protein ErpA — translation MSAVAENVSTEMPQPLLFTDSAAAKVAELIAEEGNPDLKLRVFVQGGGCSGFQYGFTFDEIQNDDDTVMQKNGVSLLIDAMSFQYLVGAEIDYKEDLQGAQFVIKNPNATTTCGCGSSFTV, via the coding sequence ATGAGCGCAGTTGCCGAAAACGTCTCCACCGAAATGCCTCAACCGCTGCTGTTCACCGACAGCGCCGCGGCCAAGGTGGCTGAACTGATCGCCGAGGAAGGCAACCCCGACCTCAAGCTGCGCGTGTTCGTGCAGGGCGGCGGCTGCTCCGGCTTCCAGTACGGCTTCACGTTCGACGAGATCCAGAACGATGACGACACCGTGATGCAGAAGAACGGTGTTTCGCTGCTGATCGACGCGATGAGCTTCCAGTACCTGGTGGGCGCCGAGATCGACTACAAGGAAGACCTGCAGGGCGCGCAGTTCGTGATCAAGAATCCGAATGCGACGACGACCTGCGGTTGTGGGTCGAGCTTCACGGTCTGA
- a CDS encoding DUF6776 family protein codes for MRFKLLRRRLTISAPRMKVRSAMPWPLKWAAAAMVLGFCGAIALWTFELGKSLAGVDTGDREELAQLRDEVSHLRSERDRIQSLLNTSGSAMVVERSAQQGLATQIRALETENRSLRENLGFYEKLMPASGESVAIRGLQAEVLAGTQLKWQVLVIQPVKNAPEFQGKLELNVSGTLDGKPWMMPLPGGPQALQFRQFRRLEGMVDLPPDVVVKNVSARVVEGTVSRAVQNVSL; via the coding sequence ATGCGTTTCAAGCTCCTCAGGCGAAGGCTGACGATCAGCGCGCCCCGAATGAAGGTGCGCAGCGCCATGCCCTGGCCCCTGAAGTGGGCCGCCGCGGCGATGGTGCTCGGCTTCTGCGGCGCCATCGCGCTCTGGACTTTCGAACTGGGCAAGAGCCTGGCCGGCGTGGACACCGGCGACCGCGAAGAACTCGCGCAACTGCGCGATGAGGTCAGCCACCTGCGGTCCGAGCGCGACCGCATCCAGTCCCTCCTCAACACCTCCGGCAGCGCCATGGTGGTGGAGCGCAGTGCCCAGCAGGGCCTGGCGACCCAGATCCGCGCCCTGGAGACCGAAAACCGCTCGTTGCGCGAGAACCTCGGCTTCTACGAGAAGCTGATGCCCGCCAGCGGGGAATCCGTCGCGATCCGCGGCCTGCAGGCCGAGGTGCTGGCCGGCACCCAGCTCAAGTGGCAGGTGCTGGTGATCCAGCCGGTCAAGAATGCCCCCGAATTCCAGGGCAAGCTGGAGCTCAACGTCTCGGGCACGCTCGATGGCAAGCCCTGGATGATGCCGCTGCCCGGCGGCCCCCAGGCGTTGCAATTCCGCCAGTTCCGCCGGCTCGAAGGCATGGTCGACCTGCCGCCGGACGTGGTCGTGAAGAATGTTTCGGCCCGGGTGGTCGAAGGCACCGTGAGCCGCGCGGTGCAGAATGTGTCCCTGTAA
- a CDS encoding cation diffusion facilitator family transporter — protein MTFAAAKDKIFEPQQLLRWSIWVAVLTLVLKFAAWWLTGSVGLLSDAMESIVNVVGAAFALMMVKIAERPADEDHPYGHHKAEYFSAGFEGMLIIIAAAGIFGAAVFRLRDPQPLEQLGIGLSLSVVGSALNGGLAWLMFRSAREHRSMALEGDARHLMTDVWTSVGVIVGVSLAAFTGWLWLDPVVAMGVAVNIVREGVMLMWRSAEGLMDSALEPEVLADVEKTLAQFKHHAIRFDHVSTRRSGKRRFVDLHMHMPASWTLRRAAALRASVEQALMSAVPGLRATIQLLPSDVEPHSADEEDLI, from the coding sequence ATGACGTTCGCCGCCGCGAAAGACAAGATCTTCGAACCCCAGCAGCTGCTGCGCTGGTCCATCTGGGTGGCCGTGCTGACCCTCGTCCTCAAGTTCGCGGCCTGGTGGCTGACCGGCTCGGTCGGCCTGCTGTCGGATGCGATGGAGTCCATCGTCAACGTGGTCGGCGCTGCCTTCGCGCTGATGATGGTGAAGATCGCCGAGCGTCCGGCCGACGAGGACCACCCTTACGGCCACCACAAGGCGGAGTATTTCTCCGCCGGCTTCGAGGGCATGCTGATCATCATTGCGGCCGCCGGCATCTTCGGCGCCGCGGTGTTTCGCCTGCGCGATCCGCAGCCGCTGGAGCAACTGGGCATCGGCCTGTCGCTGTCGGTCGTGGGTTCGGCCCTCAATGGCGGGCTGGCCTGGCTGATGTTCCGCTCGGCGCGCGAGCACCGCTCGATGGCGCTGGAAGGCGATGCACGCCACCTGATGACGGACGTGTGGACTTCCGTCGGCGTGATCGTGGGCGTGAGCCTGGCCGCCTTCACCGGCTGGCTGTGGCTGGACCCGGTGGTGGCCATGGGGGTGGCGGTGAACATCGTGCGCGAAGGCGTGATGCTGATGTGGCGCTCGGCCGAGGGCCTGATGGACAGCGCGCTGGAGCCCGAGGTGCTGGCGGACGTCGAGAAGACGCTGGCGCAGTTCAAGCACCATGCGATCCGCTTCGACCACGTGTCGACGCGCCGCTCGGGCAAGCGCCGCTTCGTCGACCTGCACATGCACATGCCCGCGAGCTGGACGCTGCGGCGGGCCGCGGCGCTGCGGGCCTCGGTGGAACAGGCGCTCATGAGCGCGGTGCCGGGCCTGCGGGCGACGATCCAGCTGCTGCCCAGCGACGTGGAACCCCATTCGGCCGATGAAGAGGATCTGATCTGA
- a CDS encoding type II toxin-antitoxin system VapB family antitoxin, with translation MLTNIDIDEDLVAEAMKISGARTKREVVDRALREMVARARRPRFKDFHGVGDIDPNYDPKASSPEEFGKYRVEQPRAVYKSKPAAKKAPRKS, from the coding sequence ATGCTGACGAACATCGATATCGACGAAGACCTCGTGGCCGAGGCGATGAAGATCTCCGGAGCCCGCACCAAGCGGGAGGTGGTCGATCGCGCGTTGCGGGAAATGGTCGCCCGGGCCAGGCGCCCGCGGTTCAAGGATTTCCACGGCGTCGGCGACATCGACCCGAACTACGACCCGAAGGCGTCTTCGCCGGAGGAGTTCGGCAAATACCGCGTCGAGCAGCCGAGGGCGGTCTACAAGAGCAAGCCGGCGGCGAAGAAGGCGCCGCGCAAGTCCTGA